The genomic window TAAGACCTTATCTTTCAAAAAGCTTTTTCTCCATAAAATATCGTGTATATACCATGAAACCTTAAGTGAAATAAAATCCTCAAGTATATTATCCGTCAATACTGTTCTTAATTCCTTTTTAACCACTTCTTTATTATTACTTACCATGATCGTTTTCGAAACTACACCATCAATCTGATGAATATTTGTAAAAACATCTATTTTTTTAAAAAGATGATCTGGAAGTAACAAATCATCCGAATCTAGAAACATGATAAAATGACCCGAACTTTTTTCTATTCCGTAATTTCTGCATGAATTTGACCCCTTGATTCTTTCTGCTGGCCTTTTAAAAAAACGTATTCTTGAATCAGAATTATATTTAGATACAATTTCCTCAGTATTATCTGAAGAATCATCATCGACTATTATACACTCCCAATTTTGATAAGTCTGAGCTAAAACACTATCTAAAGTTTCTGCTATTAGATTTGCTCTATTATATGTTGCGATTATTATTGAAACTAAATTAGTATTGATCATAGTTTAATTATAAAAATTAAATTTCTTCAGAACTCTTACAAGCAAGCTCTTTAAACTATATGGTATTAAAACATACATTTTTTTTGAGTTTTGATAATCAATATCCATTTTGTGAACAAATACTTCTTTTTCATCAATCCAGTTTGGCAATGAATTTCCTAAATGGTAGACAAAGGCCTTTAACAATGAAACTCTGTAATATCCTAATTTATCTATTGGGATATCTAAAAAGCTTAGTTCTCCCCCTGGAAAAACATAAATAGGCTTTTCGAAAGGAAGCTTTTTAAAAATTTCTTTTTTATAAACAGAAGCAAAATGCGCCGCTCCAACAACTACTTTTGTTGTTTTTGCTTCTAAATAGAACTGCTTTTCTTTCCAATTTTTAGTCTTAGTTACAAAAAAATTCTCTTTATTAACGCCTGCTTCAAATAATTCCAAGTCCCTATCTTCGACGACTTTACCTTTCTTTACAAATAAAAATTCATTTGCAAAGAGAGAATTATTGCAATAAAATGTTGTATTGGGATTAGGTGTTAAACCAACAACACCTACATTTTTAAAACTTTTAAAAACTGATAATACTTGATTTTGCCATCCAGAAAAGAAAAAAACATCTGAATCTATAATTGCAATAAAGTCTTCGTAACATCCTCTAGCTTCCTGAAGAACTGTTTGAACTTTTCCGTAGTTTTCTTTACAGTGAATATGCCTGTCAATGTCTTTGTTTAAAAGTAATAGATTTATATAATCCGTAACTTCTTTTTTACTATCATTATTGATTATCGAAATATTTGTGTTTTCCACATCTATAGTCTTTAATAATGAGTCTATGCATTTTTTTAAGACAGAAAAAGAATTTTTAAAATACTCCGATTCATCATCTGGAATATATACAGGAATTATAACCCTAAAAATTTTATATTTAAGTTTCTTCGATTTTTTCTTTTCTGGATTTTCACCTATACGCATATGCCTAATGTCTCTTCAACAATCTTTAAGTATTTATTACTTATTATATCGATTGAATACTCTTCTATATATTTTCTTCTTAGCTCTATAGATATATTTTTTACTTCTAACTCTTTTAAATCTTTAACTTCAAAAAAAACTTTTTCAAAAGATTTAAAATCGTTATAGTCAAACCAATAATCATTTGAAGTTCCTTGCAATCTTTCTTCCATTGCTCCAACTCTAGTAGAAATCACGATTTTACCTGCACACATTGATTCAATTCCTACTAAAGGTCCTGATTCTTCGGGAGATGGTATTATTAAACAATCAACGGATTTAATTAAATCCGAAAGTTTGCTTCCACTTAGAAATCCAAGAAATTTAACATTCCTTGAATTCTTATATTTTGTTTTTAAATAAATTTCCAGAATACCATTTCCAGCAATAAAAAGGATATCCCTTTCAGAACTAACTTTTAAGAAAGAATCTATTATTTCTTCAACCCCTTTTTCTTGGGAAAGTCTGCTCAATATTAAAAAATTACAAACTTGCCTTTGAGAAAGTGGAATATTTAACAAATCTGACTCATTATTTGCACACTGGTCGATAACGGCAAATTTTTTACTTTTATTTATTCTACTCGCATTATTATACGAATGATGTATAAAGCAATCTACTAATTCAATATAATCATAATCTGAAAAAGTTATAGTTCCAGTTGTTCTAAATAGAACCTTTTTATTATCCTTTTTGGCTAATTGAATTATTTCGCTTACTAATCCTGAAGAAAGTTGAGCGATTATAAAAACAGCGTCAAAATCAGAAATCAAATCTTTCAAAACAATTTCTACTTTTTCATCATATTGAAAAAACTTTTTAGCAAAATAATTTTTTACATAATTGCTTACTTCTCCTTTGCAGGTGTTTTTAAAATAAGATAAAAAGCCTGCGATTTTTAATATAAAAAAACGATTAAATAAAAGTTCTTTAATACTAAAAACTCTCTGATTTTTATTAAAATTAAAAAGTTGTGATTTATTAGTTATTGTTCCTGTGCTGCAAATTGATACTTCATACTTGGAAGATAAAACCAAAGCAATTAAACCACATTCAATTTCTCTTCCTCCATAGTCTGCAATTGGACCAAATAATAATATTTTTTCTTTAAACGAATCCACCAAAAACTATCTTATAATTTTCTTTATAATATCCTTAAACATTACAAAACCAACTTTGCCTTTTAAGCCAAAACATATACAATTATATACTACTTCTTGGAGTCTATATTTATCGATCTGTTTAGAATAGCCTATCAAATATAAGTAAGATTTATAGATATAAACCTCTACATTAGCGTCCTTAATTTTTTTTAGGTTATGATATATTACTTTCCAACTTTTCATCAATTTATCAAACTCTTCCTTATTTCTAATGGAACTGGTATTTGATTCATGAATTCTATAGGCAGATAAGACTTCTGGAATCATAATGATTCTAGGTTCTTTCTTTAAAATTTCGGACAAAAAGACAGCATCATCATTCGGACTGTCTTGCCATTTCAATTCACTCAATAATTCCTTTGAAACCAACCAAGATGATGTTGCTATAAACCCTCCAGATTGTCCAAGTTTTTGTATTAATTTATTAGCACTTAATAATTTGTTGGTAAATAAACTTTTAAATGGAAAATTATAATTATCACTCACATCTTTAGTAAATTTCTTCCATTCGCAAATAATAAGTTTATAATCATACATTACCTCATTTAACTGTTTCTCAATTTTAGCTGGAAACAAATAATCATCATAATCTAGAAACTGAATCCAATTTCCTTTAGCAATCTCTAAAGCACAATTTCTAGCATTATCTCGACCTTGAATTGTTTTTATAAACACCAATCTATGATCATTTATATCTAAAAATTTTTTACATTCATTTATTTCTAAATTTCCATTACAAGCGAGTATTACTTCAATATTTTTATGGGTCTGAGATAAAGCACTTTCTACACAACTTATAAAAAAAGAATGAGTCTTATGAACCGGTATTATTATTGAAACTAAAATTTCATTGTGATTTTCAACCATCATTCTAAAATTCTTTCAATATTCCTAACTTAATTAATATTTTTATTTTTCTTGAATTTCTTATTCTTGAAAGTATTTTTCTTAATTCATTTAATTCAATTAATTCATTACTATCTAAAATAAAAGCTTGAAAGTTTGATTTTAACACACTTTCAACTTCACAAGATATCGTATCGTGATTTTTGAAATCCGAACTTAATCCATCTAAATAAAATTTAGTTAAAACTGTGTCAATCCAAATGTAAGAAGAATTGAATTTACAAATACTCTCTATAAAAAATTTCCAATCCGATACAAATCTTAGACTTTCATCATATAATCCCACTTTATCAAATAAGGATGCGTTGATAAAAGTTGCTGGATGAGGCAAAGTACTTTTCATAAAATAAGAAAAAGACAATTCGTTAGGATATTTTTTTACAAACTCTCTATTTTCACCACTCACTTGAAGGTTAAAATAGATTATATCCCTCAATCCTAAATATTTATAATTTTGCTTCAATACCTCATTGTTAAAGAAATGATCCCCACTATTTAAAAATAACAAATATTCTCCTGTAGCCTTTACAATTCCTTTGTTCATAGCATTATAAACACCTTTATCAGTTTCACTGATCCAAAAGTCAATATTTCCACTTTGGCTTTCAATATAAGCATCACTACCATCTGTGGAGCCTCCATCAATAATTATATATTCAAAGTCACGCCAGCTTTGATTTAAAACACTTTCCACAGTACGTTTCAATCCATCGATATTGTTATAATTAATGGTAATTATAGATAGTTTTGGAATGCTCATTTCAAATTATTTTTTTTAACCAAAATTTCTTGTTTGCCTCATAAGGAAAATCTTCTCGAAACCAAGCATGACAACCAAAAGGAGTATCATTTGTTTGTTCATACATATAAGATGGATGTCTGTCCCATGAAAAAGTTAATGCCTCTCCTATTAAAGGCATTTTAAAAATTTTATTCCTTTCATACATTTCAATAAAATAAAAATCTTCATTAAATTCATAATTATTAGCACAATATGAATAATTATTTTTATATCCTATTACATATAACGGCAAGAAAAATAATTCTCTAATCAATTGTACCCTACTAACATTCATCATTTTTTTTTTCTCTTGAAATAATTCTCTAAAATTCTTTATTGTTTTTTTAGACGATAATATTTTTATTGCACTATCAATTTTACGCAAAGAAAAACCTCCATTACCAGCCTTCCACATCTTTGCACCTAAATACGGATTCCCAACAAAACCTTCAAACCAAATACCACCAATGTAATCAAAACCTTTTTTAGCCCACATCAATAATTCATCTCTAAAAACATAGCAATCAGTCTGATAAACGAGCATATAACTAAATGTATCAAATGTTTTATAAAACTCTGAATTCAGCATCAACTTATTATAACCTTTTAGGCTTTCAAAATAGTTCTTATCAAAGAAAATAGTTTTTGGTATTTCACTAAATTTTTTTTCATAAAATTCTATCTTTAATCCTTCTGGCGCTATGAAATATATAGAATAATCCGACAATACCTTTAAGCATTGCAAAACAGATTTTGTTTCTGACAAATTCAATTCTTCCTTATAAATCGGAATTACAATACATATTTGATTCTTTTCCATTTAATGTTTAAATTTAATCTAAACTATTGTAAATTCAGATAGGGTATTACTCAATAGAAATTGAAATATATTACTATTGATTATTTTCAATTACAATATCGAATCGTTTTTCAAATGGAAAAACGTCAAAATAAGAAAATGGATCACCATTATAAACTTCTAGACCTAATGATTTGGCTTCAACTTTCAAACTTTCATACTGCTGATAAAGTTCATATTCCTTATACAAACGTTCTTTTGGAAAAGGAAGCTTTTGCTCTTCATAACTAATTTTTATTCCTTCACTTTTTAAGTAATATTCTAATGAAGGTTTATTGTGATCATAAAAATGAGTATATGGATGAATACATTGCCAGTCATGATGAATCCCTAGCAAAACAATTTTAGGAATTCTACAATAAATAGCTAATTGCAATCCTACTACAGTAACACTCCAAGGAGAAAGTATTTTTTTTGTAAAATCTACTGGCAAATTTCCACCATAAGAATAAAAACAAATTTTACGACCTTTAAATACTTCAACTGCAATATCTCTATCTCTTTTTTCTATTAGGAGCCAAGTTTCTTTTGGCAATGTTTCATTGCATCTTTCCCACCACGAGCGAAGGACTGTTTGAGTAATTGGGGAATGCGAAGCAGCGAAAACATGAATATTAGGATTAATTTCTTTAATCTCCGGGTGCTCATAAAAGTTTCCCATTGTAATAATGAAATTATCCTTAATTTTTTTTAAATCAAACTTAGAAATAGAAGGTCCTGAACCTAAAATTATTGCCTGTTTATAATTCTTGAATTTTGTTTTAAAAATTAGATTTTCCTTATTCACATATGAAGAAGTAAAATAACTTTTAATGTTATTCTTTATTTTCTTTATTAATACTTTCATATTAAATTATTCTTTAAACATTCCATCTATAATAGCTACATTAGTCGCTCTATTAATTTTATTACCTCCCCAATAATTACTTGCAAAAACATTAAATACAAAAACATTATGTAACAAATCAATTTGATTTACTCCTATTTTTCCATTTTGCACTACTATGTCTAAATTATACTGACCACCTCTTAATAAAAGTTTGGGAATTTCTAAATCAACATATCCATTCTTTAAAATATTATTGAATTTCACTCCCATTTCATCCGAATAAAAATCAGCAATTTTAACTTCATTATTATCTCTAAAAACTACTCCAAAAACTAAGCTTTCAACGGAAATTTCTTTCACTATTTCGAAATAAAATCTAAATTTAGAATATTCTCCAGAAAATAATTCGTTAACATTTTGTCCTTTATCATTAAAAAGCATGACGTTAGAAAATTTCAATTCCCCACTTCCTTTTCTATCTCTTCTTGTTAATAAATTATTTCCTGTTTTCTTGTTTTCATTTGCTAGATAGTAATTTACAGCTTCATGTGAATCACCCTTAAAAATAATCTTTCCATACTCCATCACAATCCCCGTAGTACATAAACTTTTCACAGCTGTCATATTATGACTCACAAACAAAACAGTTCTTCCTTCTCCTTTTGCAATATCCTGCATTTTACCAATAGCTTTTTTCTGAAATTCAGAATCACCTACAGCAAGTACCTCATCAATTACTAAAATTTCAGGTTCAAGAAATGCCGCTACGGCAAAAGCCAAACGCACTGTCATTCCCGAACTATATCGTTTAACTGGAGTATCTATATAACGTTCACAACCCGAAAATTCAATAATTTCATCAAGCTTAGAAAAAATTTCTTTTTTAGTCATTCCTAAAATGGCTCCATTAAGAAATATATTTTCTCTCCCTGTCATTTCACCATTAAAACCAGTTCCAACTTCTAATAAAGAAGCTATTCGCCCTCGAGATTTTATACTGCCTGTTGTAGGTGCAGTTACTTTTGAAAGAATTTTTAAAAGTGTGGACTTTCCTGCTCCATTTTTACCAATAATCCCTAAAACTTCTCCTCTCTGAACCTCAAAATCAATATCTTGTAGAGCCCAAACATAGTCTGATTTTCCTTTTGTAGAACGATCATTTGTGTCCCCAATTTTTAAATAGGGATTTTCTTTTCCACGAATTTTATGCCACCATCTATTTATGTCATGACTTAGAGTTCCAGTTCCAACCTGACCCAAACGGTATTGTTTGGAAATATTTTCGGCTTTTAAAATAATATCTTTCATGTAGAATAAAATGTAGACTTAAAACAAGTAATGAACTTTTAGTGTTTAATTTTTATTATTTAATTAAACTGTGTCTATAAAACTTTTTTCTGTTTTATTAAAAACTAGTAATCCAATAAAAAAAACAATTGATGTCACAACTATTGTATAAACTAAACCATAAATTGAGATATTACCAATATCTAAAAGCATAAAACGAGATGTCTCAATTACATATGCTAGTGGATTATATTGAACCATCCAGCCTACATTTGGGATCTTTTCTTTTATTAATTCCATGGGGTACATTACTGCTGATAAATACATTAACAATTGTATCCCAAAACCGACCAAATTATTTAAATCACGGTACTTTGTAACCATCGAAGAAATCAGCATTCCTAATCCTAATCCTAAAATCCCCATAAATATAATTAACATAGGAAAAAAAAATATTGATGCATTTAAACTCAATTTCGCGCCTTGGAAATAGTAGAAAATATAAAAAGCAACGAAAATACCAAATTGAATGCCAAATTTGATTAAATTCGAAACTACAATGGACAAAGGTGTAATAATTCGGGGAAAATAGACTTTTCCAAATATAGAAGCATTGCTTTTAAATGTATCTGAAGTACCTGTTAAACATGAAGTAAAATAATTCCATACTGTAATACTTGCAAGATTAAATAAAAAAGGAGGAATTACTCCTGTGCTAATTCCTGCAACATTATTGAAGATTATAGTAAAAGTAATAGATGTAAATAACGGCTGAATTAAATACCATAACGGCCCTAAAACCGTTTGTTTATATACAGTTATTATATCCCTTTTTACAAAAAGCATTAATAAATCTCGATACTGCCAAATTTCTTTGAAGTTAAGTGAGAAAAAATTATTCTTGGGTGTTATTTCAAACAACCATTCATTTGTGTTTTTAGAATCCATTTAAAAGAACTTGAATGTCTTGCTTTATAAAATTAACAAGATTTTTAACATTTTAAAAATTATTTAAAAATGCGAAAAGGCGTTTTTTTAAAAAAACACCTTTTCATTATACTTTGAGATTTATATTATAATTATTTGTCTAAGACTTCAAAAGTTGAGTTCATGCTTTTAAACTCTGGAACAATTTTTTTCATTTTAGAGACTATATCATCATTTTCATAAAAATCAGCTATGCCGATAAGTTCATCTACATCAATATGCAAATTCTCATATTCATCTTGAATTTCTTGTGCAATCATGATTTTCTCATGGTAAGTCGGCAATGTTTTAGAAGTGTCATTTAACAATTCTTCGTACAATTTTTCGCCAGGCCTTAGACCAACAATCTTGATTTTTATTTCTTTATCTGGAATAAAACCAGCAAGTTTAATCATTTTTTTAGCTAAATCAATTATTCGAACCGGCTTACCCATATCAAATATATAGATCTCCCCCCCATTACCCATTGCTCCAGCTTCCAAAACTAATTGGCAAGCTTCTGGAATAGTCATAAAATAACGAATAATATCTTGATGTGTTATTGTAACAGGTCCTCCCTCTGCAATTTGTTTAGTAAACAAAGGAACAACCGAACCATTTGAACCTAAAACATTACCAAAACGAGTTGTAATAAACTTTGTTCCGCCCTCAATATTTTCTCTTTGATTTTTTAAAAATAAAGATTGAACATATTTTTCAGCAATACGCTTACTTGCGCCCATTACATTACTTGGGTTAACAGCTTTATCTGTAGAGACCATAACAAATTTCTTTACATGGTACTTACAAGCTAAATCTGCTAAATTTTTGGTTCCTTTAATATTAGTTTGAATAGCCTGAGAAGGGTTTTCTTCCATTAAAGGCACATGTTTATATGCTGCCGCATGAAAAACAACATGTGGATTATAATTTTTAAATACCTTTTCTAAAGCTTTTTTACTTCTGACATCAGCAATTACTGCCACAATCTTTGCACTAGAATTCATAGCTTGAGTTTCTAGACATAAATTATGCAATGGCGTTTCTGCATGATCTAAAACTATAACAGTTTTTGGATTAAAGTTTAGAACCTGTCGGACAATTTCGCTTCCAATAGAGCCAGCAGCTCCTGTAATTAAAATTGTCTTATCTTTTAACTGTTTAGAAATTGATTTACTATCAAGAACTATAGGTTTTCTTTCTAATAAATCTTCAATCTGAATATTCTTAACTTTTTGAGAAATTTCTTTTTGATTTTCCCAATCTGAAATTAAAGGAACTGTATATACTCTGTAATTAAATTCCAAACATTGATCAACAATGATTAGTTGTTCTTCCTTGCTTAAACTTTTATCAGCAATAATTACACCTTCTGCAGCGACAGATCGCATTAATGCTGGAAGCTTTTTTCTTAATATCAAAATAGGAAGATCAAGCATACGCTTCGAAGCATTCTGATTGTTCTTATCTACAAATCCTACTATTTTAAATCGAGAAGGCGTTTCAAACTTAAGAGCATTTGCTACAGAAATTGCATTGGCATCTGTACCATAAATAACTGTTCTAACCAATTTTGTGGTCGCTTTTTCTGAAAAGTACATTTCAAAAGTCTGTTTTACTATTACGCGATATAAAAACAAACCACAAAATGACAAAACTAAATTTATAAACAGTGCAGTATTCAAAAAGGCTTTATGCCCAGTGTACAATTCAAAAACTAAATTTATAAATAAGAAAAACACCAAAACCGACATTTGAGAAAAAAGCAGTTTTATTGCATCTATATAACCAGAATGCCTGATAATTCCTGAATATGTCCGGAAGAGCCAAAAGAAAAATACGTTTACAAAAATTAAACTTGCAACAAAATAAAAATCATGAGATGTAATGATATATCCAATTGCAGTCCCTTCAAAAAGCAAATACGTAAAAGAGAATGAAAATAACAGAATCATCACATCGATAGCAATGATTATCCATCTCGGCAGATAACTCAGGTTATTAATGTTAAACCTAATATTCCTTGGAGAAAAGGTTTTATACAATAAAGATGTAATACTATTTGGTTTATCTGTACTCAATTGGGTTTTTATTTAAATATATGAAATCTGAATGGTGTACAAAAATACAAATTAAAGGTTTTAAATAATTAATTATATAGGCAAATTAAATTTTAACACCTTTTTTCTTTTGTTTTAAAAAATCGATCAAATATTTTCCATAACCAGATTTAACTAAAGGCAACGCTAATTCCTCAAGCTGTTCATCGTTAATAAAACCTTGCCTCCATGCAATTTCTTCAATACACCCAACTTTCAATCCTTGTCTTTCTTCTAAAACCTGCACAAATTGTCCTGCCTGCATTAAACTATTAAAAGTTCCTGTATCAAGCCAAGCTGTTCCTCTACTTAAAATTCCAACTTTTAATTGTCCCTTTTCAAGATAAACCTTATTAACATCAGTTATTTCATATTCACCACGAGCACTTGGCTTAATGTTTTTAGCTATTTCGACAACACTATTATCATAAAAATAAAGACCTGGAACTGCATAATTTGATTTCGGCTCTAAAGGCTTTTCTTCAATAGAAATTGCATTTTTAGCTTCGTCAAATTCAACCACCCCATATCTTTCAGGATCAGACACATGATAAGCAAAAACAACGCCACCATCTGGATCAGCATTATCTTTTAACAATTGCTGCATATTTGTTCCAAAGAAAATGTTATCTCCTAGTACTAAAGCAACTTTATCTTTCCCAATAAATTCTTCGCCTATTACAAAAGCTTGAGCTAATCCATTAGGATTTGGCTGTTCTGCATAACTAAATTTACAACCAATTGTACTTCCATCTCCTAAGAGTTTTTTAAAATGAGGTAAATCATGAGGGGTCGATATAATCAAAATTTCATTGATACCTGCCATCATCAAAGTAGATAATGGATAATAAATCATTGGTTTATCATATACAGGCATTAATTGTTTACTTACTGCCAATGTAAGGGGATGCAATCTTGTGCCAGAACCTCCTGCTAAAATAATTCCTTTCATAAACTTAATTTTAGATTGTGATTTTAGATTTTAGATGTTTAATTTTTCAAACCTCTAGAATTCTAATCTAATTTTTTAAACAAACATTTTTTTTAAGCTTTCTTTATAATTTGGAATATTTAAATTATAAATTGCTTTTATTTTTTCTTTACTTAACAATGAAAAGCTTGGTCTTTTTGCCGGAGTTGGGTACAATGCTGATGGAATTCCTCCTACTTTGCAATTATAACCTCCAAATTCTTTTATACTTAATGCAAATTCGTACCAGCTAATTTCTCCTTCATTCGAATAATTATAAACTCCAGGAATCCACTTTGAAGATTCAATGATGTCAATCATTGCCTGTGCCAAATCTGCCGCATAAGTTGGCGAACCAATTTGGTCGTTTACAACATTAATTTCATCTCTTTCCTGCATTAATCGCTGCATCGTTTTTACAAAATTATTTCCAAATTTGCTGTAAACCCAAGAAGTTCTAATAATAATCGATTCAGGATTTTCTTTTAAACATGCGATTTCACCGGCTAGCTTACTTTCTCCATAAACATTTATTGGATTAGTTTCAGCCTCTTCATCTAAAACAATTGATGAACAACCATCGAATACGTAATCTGTCGAAATTTGAATTAATCTAGCATTATTCTCTCTGGTAAATCTTGCTATTAATTCTATTGCTAAGTGGTTCACTCTAAAAGCTAAATCTTTTTCTGATTCAGCTTTATCAACAGCAGTATAAGCTCCACAATTAAATATAATATTAGGACGAATTGCCTCTAATTGAGACTGAAGCATTTCTAAGTTATCTAATGTAATTTGAGTTCTATCTGCAAATACCCATTTATATTGAGGATAAGAAGATGCTAAAACTGAAAGTTCAGATCCTAATTGTCCCGTTGCACCAGTTACTAGAATTTTTTTCATTAAAATAAACTATTACAATTTTCAATAAAAGGAAGAATTTGATCTTTTTCTGAAACTATTGCTTCTTCCAGATTCATTCCCCAATCAATATTCAAAGACGGATCATCGTATTTAATTCCGCCCTCAGAGGCTTTGTTGTAAAATTGATCACATTTATACATTACTGAAGCTGTTTCGCTAATAACAGAAAATCCGTGTGCAAATCCTTGAGGCACTAATAATTGTTTTTTATTCTCGGCTGATAATAAAACACTAAATGCTTTTCCATAAGTAGGAGAATCTTTTCTTAAATCTACCGCAACATCAATAATTTCCCCTTCTAAAACACGAACTAATTTTGTCTGCGCGAAAGGAGGATTTTGGTAATGTAAACCTCTTAAAGTTCCTTTCTTTGAGAATGATTGATTATCTTGAACAAATTCTATATTAATTCCTAAATCATCAAATTTTGTTTTACTATAAGATTCAAAAAAGTAACCTCTTTCGTCTCCAAATACTGTTGGTTCTACAATTACCAAGTCTTTTATATATGTTTCTTCAATTTTCATTTTTAATTTTATATTCATTTAAAGAAATTAATAATAACCTCCTTTATTCTATTTTTATCTTCTTGTGTAATGTTTGACCCAGATGGCAGACACAATCCTTTTTCGAATAATTTTTCTGCAACTTTATTTCCATAATATGGATATTGCTCAAAAACTGGCTGTAAATGCATTGGTTTCCAAAGAGGTCTGCTTTCAATATTTGCCTTTTCAAGAGCAAGTATTAGATCATCTTTATTTTTCTGATTTTTTGTTTCAATCAAAATAGTATTTAACCAATAATTTGAAAAATAATCTTTATTTACAACTTCAAAAATCTCAACACCATCGATATTTCTGAAAATCTCCTTATAAAATTTATGATTCTCTCGTCTGCTTTTCACATTTTTATCCAAAATTTTTATTTGTCCTAAACCAACTCCAGCGCATACATTGCTCATTCTATAATTATAGCCAATTTCACTATGTTGATAATGAATTGCATTATCTTTAGATTGAGTAGCGTAAAAAATAGCTTTTTCTTTTACTTTTTTGGAGTTTGTAAGTAATGCGCCTCCGCTAGAGGTTGTGATAATTTTATTACCATTAAATGATAAAACTCCAAAAGTACCGAAAGTACCGCATTTTTTTCCCTTATAAGAACTTCCTAAAGCCTCTGCACTATCTTCAATAATTGGAATTCCATATCGATCCGCAATGGCGTGAATTTCATCTACTTTATACGGGTTACCATACAAATGAACCGTAATAATTGCTTTAGGTTTTTTGCCTTTTTTGATTCTATCCTGAATAGCAATTTCGAGAAATTCTGGACAAATATTCCAAGTATCTTCTTCGCTATCTACAAAAACAGGAGTTGCTCCCTGATATAAAATAGGATTCGCTGATGCCGAAAAAGTCATGCTTTGGCAAATAACTTCATCATTCTTATTTACTCCCAACAAAATTAATGCTAAATGAATTGCTGAAGTTCCAGAATTTAAGGCCGT from Flavobacterium fluviale includes these protein-coding regions:
- a CDS encoding DegT/DnrJ/EryC1/StrS family aminotransferase → MSSKRIFLSLSQQSGFEHEYVHKALDTNWITSGGPNVDEFESSLQNYFDDESFVTALNSGTSAIHLALILLGVNKNDEVICQSMTFSASANPILYQGATPVFVDSEEDTWNICPEFLEIAIQDRIKKGKKPKAIITVHLYGNPYKVDEIHAIADRYGIPIIEDSAEALGSSYKGKKCGTFGTFGVLSFNGNKIITTSSGGALLTNSKKVKEKAIFYATQSKDNAIHYQHSEIGYNYRMSNVCAGVGLGQIKILDKNVKSRRENHKFYKEIFRNIDGVEIFEVVNKDYFSNYWLNTILIETKNQKNKDDLILALEKANIESRPLWKPMHLQPVFEQYPYYGNKVAEKLFEKGLCLPSGSNITQEDKNRIKEVIINFFK
- the rfbC gene encoding dTDP-4-dehydrorhamnose 3,5-epimerase, whose protein sequence is MKIEETYIKDLVIVEPTVFGDERGYFFESYSKTKFDDLGINIEFVQDNQSFSKKGTLRGLHYQNPPFAQTKLVRVLEGEIIDVAVDLRKDSPTYGKAFSVLLSAENKKQLLVPQGFAHGFSVISETASVMYKCDQFYNKASEGGIKYDDPSLNIDWGMNLEEAIVSEKDQILPFIENCNSLF
- the rfbD gene encoding dTDP-4-dehydrorhamnose reductase, producing the protein MKKILVTGATGQLGSELSVLASSYPQYKWVFADRTQITLDNLEMLQSQLEAIRPNIIFNCGAYTAVDKAESEKDLAFRVNHLAIELIARFTRENNARLIQISTDYVFDGCSSIVLDEEAETNPINVYGESKLAGEIACLKENPESIIIRTSWVYSKFGNNFVKTMQRLMQERDEINVVNDQIGSPTYAADLAQAMIDIIESSKWIPGVYNYSNEGEISWYEFALSIKEFGGYNCKVGGIPSALYPTPAKRPSFSLLSKEKIKAIYNLNIPNYKESLKKMFV